In one window of Thermovenabulum gondwanense DNA:
- a CDS encoding TolC family protein, with the protein MNKKGFKRKIAATILVIFLSAFILSPSIKSQEEEPPLEITLEDALKLALENSRQIELARISIDKAQLFKDVVEFNDKEAKKREEELKSNPLLSQSLGSLPVTTSDFDYQYQVELQKRQADFQLTMAQLSLNYTEKMVRYGLIASYYKALLAQKNYEIKKSSLNRAEEIFRIAGENFKLGVIAKKDLMDADLKLAQAQSELRNAEVEEDRAFLDLKKLINVSYDKRVVLKDELIKPEKEEVESIEPLVSKAMENRMDVVQAKKNMEIAGYDFDMIKKVYPENTFKYKEKELNYKEARIKYEDAKSNAEKEVRKVYLEFLAARDNLKTYEKAVELAKEGYRLSLLNYKEGLIRSVDLTQAEEALKQAQLQEAYGIFQYTIAKLNLENVIYIPLTTSGGN; encoded by the coding sequence ATGAATAAAAAGGGCTTTAAAAGGAAAATTGCGGCTACGATTTTAGTAATCTTTTTATCGGCTTTTATCTTATCCCCATCCATAAAAAGTCAGGAGGAGGAGCCACCTCTGGAAATTACCCTTGAGGATGCTTTAAAGCTGGCCCTGGAAAACAGCCGTCAAATAGAGCTTGCCCGGATTTCCATTGATAAGGCACAGCTTTTCAAGGATGTGGTGGAATTCAACGATAAAGAGGCTAAAAAGAGGGAAGAAGAACTTAAAAGTAATCCGCTGCTTTCTCAAAGCCTCGGTTCCCTGCCGGTGACGACCTCCGATTTTGATTACCAGTATCAGGTGGAACTTCAAAAAAGGCAGGCGGATTTCCAGCTTACGATGGCTCAACTTTCCCTGAATTACACCGAGAAAATGGTAAGGTACGGATTAATCGCATCATACTACAAAGCCCTGCTGGCACAAAAAAATTATGAAATTAAAAAAAGCAGTTTGAACAGGGCAGAGGAGATATTTAGAATTGCCGGGGAGAATTTTAAGCTGGGCGTGATTGCAAAAAAGGATTTAATGGATGCGGATTTAAAATTAGCCCAGGCGCAGTCGGAATTGAGAAATGCAGAAGTGGAGGAAGACAGGGCCTTTTTGGATTTAAAAAAGTTAATAAATGTTTCCTACGATAAAAGGGTAGTATTAAAAGATGAACTTATAAAGCCGGAAAAGGAAGAAGTAGAAAGTATAGAGCCGCTCGTATCTAAGGCGATGGAAAACCGGATGGATGTGGTGCAGGCCAAGAAAAACATGGAGATTGCGGGCTACGACTTTGATATGATTAAAAAGGTGTATCCCGAAAACACTTTTAAGTACAAGGAGAAGGAACTAAATTATAAAGAAGCCCGGATAAAATACGAGGATGCAAAAAGCAATGCGGAAAAGGAAGTAAGGAAGGTTTATCTTGAATTTCTCGCCGCCCGGGATAACTTAAAAACCTATGAAAAAGCCGTGGAACTGGCAAAGGAAGGCTACCGGCTTTCTCTCTTGAACTATAAAGAGGGGCTAATAAGAAGCGTTGACCTTACCCAGGCGGAAGAAGCTTTAAAGCAGGCCCAGCTTCAGGAAGCCTACGGAATTTTTCAGTATACAATCGCAAAACTCAACTTAGAAAACGTAATATATATTCCTTTAACAACTTCGGGCGGTAATTAA
- a CDS encoding response regulator, whose protein sequence is MKKGNVLVVEDQKYVRSLLVDALDFFGYSPFEAKTPKEALSLVEQKSVDLSIVDFNLPEMDGLRLAEELWRINPIIPVFLISGMEEIGAKIKEKSQYLKGSLRFIEKPIDLVILKHYLDGAMRCAS, encoded by the coding sequence ATGAAAAAGGGGAATGTTTTGGTGGTGGAGGACCAGAAGTACGTAAGGTCCCTTTTGGTGGATGCCCTGGATTTTTTCGGTTATTCACCCTTTGAAGCCAAAACCCCAAAGGAAGCCCTTTCCCTGGTAGAACAAAAAAGTGTAGACCTTTCCATAGTGGATTTTAACCTGCCGGAAATGGACGGCCTGAGGCTTGCGGAGGAGCTGTGGAGGATAAACCCGATAATCCCCGTTTTTTTAATTTCGGGAATGGAGGAAATTGGTGCAAAGATTAAGGAAAAAAGCCAGTATCTGAAGGGAAGTTTAAGGTTTATTGAAAAGCCTATTGATCTTGTAATTTTAAAGCATTATTTGGACGGGGCAATGAGGTGTGCATCTTAA
- a CDS encoding two-component system sensor histidine kinase NtrB — MNLDRPHKIIIKNKINETDYSTYIFNVTPYCLKIDEIGKNFLIHIEEEDDVSKNNFFSTLMHEVKNPITAIKGYLKLLELSLDETDGRRKFIYNSLQELERIEGLAKDILLIYKSINCNIQKINLKEVLEQIFDFYEAEMKKRNIDYTLCLSDDVNVMGDRNLLNILFANLLLNAMDAVKEKGFIAVRSTPLENRVLVEFEDNGEGMDEYIKSQLFTPFFTTKEKGTGLGLYLCKKIVENHGGVIYFNSEKGKGTVFYIELPFVNES; from the coding sequence ATGAATTTGGACAGGCCTCACAAAATAATCATAAAAAATAAGATTAACGAAACGGATTACAGTACGTATATTTTCAATGTCACGCCTTACTGCTTAAAAATAGATGAAATAGGGAAAAACTTTCTGATACATATAGAAGAGGAAGATGACGTTTCAAAAAATAATTTTTTTTCCACCCTTATGCATGAAGTCAAAAACCCCATAACCGCTATAAAGGGATATTTAAAGCTTTTAGAACTCAGCCTGGATGAAACGGATGGCAGGAGAAAATTCATTTATAACTCCCTGCAGGAGCTGGAACGGATTGAGGGGCTGGCAAAGGATATTCTATTAATCTATAAATCCATAAATTGTAATATACAAAAAATCAACCTTAAAGAGGTATTAGAACAGATCTTTGATTTTTACGAAGCTGAAATGAAAAAGAGAAATATAGATTACACCCTGTGCCTGAGCGATGATGTAAATGTAATGGGTGATAGAAATCTTTTAAATATCCTTTTTGCGAATTTATTATTAAACGCGATGGATGCTGTTAAAGAAAAGGGATTTATAGCTGTAAGGTCTACTCCTCTTGAAAACCGCGTTCTGGTGGAATTTGAGGATAACGGGGAAGGTATGGACGAATACATCAAAAGCCAGCTTTTTACTCCTTTTTTTACTACCAAAGAAAAGGGAACGGGTCTTGGGCTTTACCTTTGCAAAAAGATAGTGGAAAACCACGGGGGTGTTATTTACTTTAATTCGGAAAAAGGAAAGGGTACGGTATTTTATATTGAATTACCCTTTGTCAATGAATCTTAA